A single window of Amphiura filiformis chromosome 17, Afil_fr2py, whole genome shotgun sequence DNA harbors:
- the LOC140136915 gene encoding argininosuccinate synthase-like, translating into MSQPSEKRAKRDKVVLAYSGGLDTSTILVWLIDQGYDVIAYTADVGQDDDFESIREKAMKCGALKYVCKDLRKDFVVDNIWPGVQANALYEDRYLLGTSLARPTITKGMIEVVKEEGAQYIAHGATGKGNDQIRMELHAMALHPDIKILAPWKMPEFYNRFEGRTALMEYAKSKNIELPTARQNPYSMDANLMHVSYESGILEDPAVPAPEDVYGMIVNPKNAPDQGEDLEIEFERGVPVKVTNKGDGTVKTDPLDIYMYLNTIGGKHGIGRIDIVENRYIGMKSRGIYECPAGTILLHAHLDIENFTLDKNVRRVKQELSLRFSEQVYEGYWYSPECDFVRHCIDKSQESVEGTVTLECYKGQVYIRSRSSKTSLYNESLVSMVVKGDFEPTDALGFIKVTGVRIKEYYRQRGVDSITHPSDALKKGSGDK; encoded by the exons GCCGATGTTGGGCAAGATGATGATTTTGAGTCGATCCGTGAGAAAGCTATGAAGTGTGGAGCACTGAAG TATGTCTGTAAGGATCTGCGAAAAGACTTTGTTGTTGACAACATCTGGCCAGGGGTGCAGGCAAACGCCCTCTATGAAGACCGGTACTTGTTGGGTACGTCATTGGCCAGGCCGACTATCACTAAAGGGATGATTGAGGTGGTGAAGGAGGAAGGGGCACAGTATATAGCTCATGGAGCAACTGGAAAG GGCAATGATCAGATTCGTATGGAATTACATGCAATGGCTCTACATCCAGACATTAAG ATTCTTGCTCCATGGAAGATGCCAGAATTCTACAATCGTTTTGAGGGCCGCACAGCTCTGATGGAGTATGCCAAATCCAAGAATATTGAGCTACCTACAGCCAGACAGAATCCATACAGCATGGACGCCAACTTGATGCATGTCAGCTATGAGTCGGGCATCTTGGAAGACCCTGCG GTACCTGCACCTGAGGATGTATATGGAATGATAGTCAACCCTAAGAATGCACCTGATCAGGGAGAAGATTTGGAAATAGAATTTGAAAGAG GTGTACCAGTAAAAGTCACTAACAAAGGGGATGGAACCGTGAAGACTGATCCATTGGATATCTACATGTACCTGAATACCATTGG CGGCAAACATGGAATTGGTCGCATTGATATAGTCGAGAATCGCTACATTGGCATGAAATCCAgag GTATCTATGAATGCCCTGCTGGTACTATTTTACTCCATGCCCATCTGGACATTGAGAACTTTACTCTTGATAAG AATGTGCGCCGTGTTAAACAGGAATTGAGTCTGCGATTCTCTGAGCAAGTATATGAAG GCTACTGGTACAGCCCAGAGTGTGACTTTGTCCGTCATTGCATTGACAAAAGTCAGGAGAGTGTGGAGGGAACCGTCACCTTGGAGTGCTACAAGGGGCAGGTGTACATCAGGAGCCGATCATCAAAGACTTCACTCTACAATGAGAGTCTGGTCAG CATGGTTGTGAAGGGTGACTTTGAGCCAACGGATGCCCTGGGATTCATCAAGGTTACTGGTGTCAG AATCAAGGAGTACTATCGACAACGAGGTGTAGACAGCATCACTCATCCAAGTGACGCCCTCAAGAAAGGCAGTGGAGATAAGTGA